Proteins encoded together in one Venturia canescens isolate UGA chromosome 10, ASM1945775v1, whole genome shotgun sequence window:
- the RhoGAP15B gene encoding uncharacterized protein RhoGAP15B: protein MEVKPIPKPRSIIGERPVPAPRTQLHLPKSPVPDNIGRSQSPGSESLKSERSSFDERKSLNSSSSSCGETKQSTNSEFFKNLGSSSRQLKDEISEKMTVKGKALISSTRNASIRLEKSVKNLVTRRLTSSLSTDENQDSQLDRKLAKEQQEDRCVSMPVYNDIFSTLSFYSPLETSNLKSMKNEEDLSSGSRYSPPPPVYPPPPLPDETIYDELQSVTSGHSSRYDTLSSISVSEERAFERDFPDAETFDLLDFANNRRASDSDQSLNLSDVNVVASGPRAENSPRDDAKRLSRSDSWTFYDTIPARVANNESSADDHDGISSVEEENEPEAPIKERISCASNISQLSLQNSLYENWMPRRSSPGLDDSRDSEVGDVERKQSKSLLFEFDPYAKTEDNIYGNYENNDLMLLEALLATSETPSSGGSMADLREDEDDEEERDEEEIVKKELPKKSPPEVVQIKPPLPPKRYDSLPKNEYDEVEMVEQPDKSVSSKSPALLPKLAHLKGRKQPAVPPRKNSSSVPTSDKKVSEKNSNPEEAASSNVSPVGKSEERRTSVMQRLKKLGHDSTAHVKPNVINFMKNSKLLSRNREQSNDASSKKQTVKNSHMKRPEYEGQMHPVFHRGIVCRSGVGIERAKDLVVRAAVLADQKISFYTDKSMNTLKEVINLATATSIHLLQDVKTIDGETVHCIAVGCEGRPAIHVFYAKGITERRIWAQRILEALTPVFPIKYTADLTRVGWAYLKEGVTGAWFPAWLLLQQRTLVYTKSLDLVELEHVDLRKARYILLREQEGPFSETGSIPVVVVDTGGSGAIHIAAPGTREGPAWRHALHQAATSCGPGLDEQQLTQDNVPVVIDKCINFIYAHGIMSEGIYRRSGSSSAVVKLLEAFRRDAWATQITRGSYSEHDVATALRRFLRDLPAPLLPSTIHDPLCRATDVTSEEERATTYRNLLANLEPVSSSTLRRILAHLHCLGQQSARNLMTVENISAVWGPTLMHAGEKSAEDWNRSETKVVGDLIKLYPKLYQLSADDLAKEARMLEVLERHHVSNSGLRGAPSGDLKIWIYLISKDGQCVNVTIGPQKTASDVCRELAEKAKLPAHELCLEEYTLGGSLERPLHHSEKVLEAVARWGYWDPDDRKDNILILKKDILYRDIAPRIKPPMTISGELKFADTKTKHFKSYLFEFSQAKLCCYKDKVCSVKLHEWKIEDIVWYLGHEPKRNPQMGWAITFIDKNKKPARCKDSPFFGYTLAGASVVDQYKWLAAMIFGEYQMDLRPSVVNLMDP from the exons ATGGAGGTAAAACCGATCCCGAAGCCTCGATCGATTATCGGCGAGCGGCCGGTACCAGCGCCGAGGACTCAATTGCACCTCCCGAAGTCTCCGGTACCGGATAACATCGGACGTTCCCAATCCCCGGGGAGCGAGTCCCTCAAGTCGGAGCGCAGCAGTTTCGACGAGCGAAAATCTCTGAACTCGTCTTCGAGCAGCTGTGGCGAAACGAAGCAGAGCACGAAttcggaattttttaaaaacctgGGCTCCAGCTCGCGCCAATTGAAGGACGAAATATCGGAGAAAATGACCGTCAAGGGGAAAGCTCTGATATCGAGCACCAGGAACGCCAGCATACGCTTGGAAAAGTCGGTGAAAAATTTGGTCACGAGACGATTGACCTCTTCTTTAAGCACAGACGAGAACCAGGATTCGCAGCTTGACAGAAAGTTAGCCAAAGAACAGCAGGAAGATCGCTGCGTATCGATGCCAGTTTACAACGATATTTTTAGCACGCTCTCGTTTTACAGTCCGCTGGAAACGTCCAATTTAAAAAGTATGAAGAACGAGGAAGATTTGTCATCGGGCTCGCGATACAGTCCGCCACCTCCCGTTTACCCACCGCCTCCGCTTCCCGACGAGACCATATACGACGAATTGCAATCCGTAACTTCCGGTCACAGCTCGCGATACGACACACTCAGTTCGATAAGTGTATCAGAGGAGCGTGCTTTCGAGCGCGATTTCCCGGACGCGGAGACATTCGATCTTCTGGATTTCGCGAACAACCGTCGCGCCAGTGATTCCGATCAGTCTTTGAACCTGTCCGACGTGAACGTCGTGGCTTCGGGCCCGCGAGCCGAAAACTCGCCGCGCGATGACGCTAAAAGACTGTCGAGATCGGATTCGTGGACGTTTTACGACACGATACCCGCGAGAGTAGCGAATAACGAATCGTCCGCCGACGACCATGACGGAATATCGAGTGTCGAGGAAGAAAACGAGCCCGAAGCTCCGATCAAAGAGAGAATCTCGTGTGCTTCGAACATCAGTCAATTATCGTTGCAAAATTCGTTGTACGAGAATTGGATGCCGCGAAGATCGTCGCCGGGCCTCGACGACTCCAGGGACAGCGAGGTCGGCGACGTTGAACGTAAGCAAAGCAAATCGTTGCTCTTCGAGTTCGATCCTTACGCCAAAACTGAGGACAACATTTATGGCAACTACGAAAACAACGATCTTATGCTTCTGGAAGCGCTTTTAGCCACGAGCGAAACCCCCAGCAGTGGTGGAAGCATGGCGGACTTGAGggaagacgaggacgacgaggagGAACGCgacgaggaagaaatcgtTAAGAAAGAGCTTCCGAAAAAGAGCCCTCCGGAAGTAGTACAAATAAAGCCGCCATTACCGCCCAAGAGATATGACTCATTGCCAAAAAATGAATACGACGAGGTCGAAATGGTTGAACAGCCGGACAAATCGGTATCGTCGAAGAGCCCAGCTCTGTTGCCAAAATTGGCGCACCTCAAAGGGCGCAAACAACCGGCTGTGCCGCCGCGCAAAAACTCATCGAGTGTTCCTACGAGCGACAAAAAAGtgtcggaaaaaaattctaacccCGAGGAAGCTGCTTCATCGAACGTTTCTCCGGTTGGCAAAAGCGAGGAAAGACGAACGAGCGTGATgcaaagattgaaaaaactcgGCCACGATTCCACCGCTCACGTCAAACCGAATgttattaattttatgaaaaattcgaaattactCTCGAGGAATCGTGAACAAAGCAACGACGCCAGCTCGAAGAAGCAAACTGTCAAAAATTCTCATATGAAAAGACCCGAATACGAAGGACAAATGCATCCCGTTTTTCATCGTGGAATCGTCTGCAGATCTGGCGTCGGCATCGAAAGAGCTAAGGACTTGGTCGTCAGAGCTGCTGTATTAGccgatcaaaaaatttctttctataCTGACAAAAGTATGAACACTCTCAAAGAAGTTATCAATCTTGCGACTGCCACCAGTATTCATCTACTTCAGGACGTTAA AACAATCGATGGCGAAACGGTGCACTGTATAGCGGTCGGTTGTGAAGGGAGGCCCGCGATTCACGTATTTTATGCGAAAGGCATAacagaaaggcgaatttgggctCAAAGAATACTGGAAGCTCTCACGCCAGTTTTCCCCATAAAATACACAGCTGATTTGACTCGAGTTGGCTGGGCCTATCTTAAG GAAGGAGTGACGGGAGCGTGGTTCCCAGCTTGGCTGCTACTTCAGCAGAGAACTCTCGTTTATACGAAAAGTTTGGACCTGGTAGAGTTGGAGCACGTGGATTTGCGGAAGGCTCGTTACATCC tgCTGAGAGAACAAGAGGGTCCTTTCTCGGAGACCGGAAGTATTCCAGTGGTGGTCGTCGACACCGGTGGTAGCGGGGCCATCCATATCGCTGCTCCGGGCACGAGGGAAGGTCCGGCTTGGCGTCACGCGTTGCACCAGGCGGCGACCAGCTGCGGTCCAGGGTTGGACGAGCAACAGCTTACCCAAGACAATGTGCCGGTCGTCATCGACAAATGCATTAATTTCATCTACGCACATG GAATAATGTCCGAGGGCATTTATCGACGCAGCGGCTCGAGCAGCGCAGTCGTCAAACTTTTAGAGGCTTTCCGACGAGACGCTTGGGCGACTCAAATAACGAGAGGATCGTATTCGGAACACGACGTGGCGACGGCGCTGAGGAGATTTCTTCGGGATTTGCCTGCCCCCTTGTTGCCGTCGACGATTCATGACCCACTTTGCAGAGCTACAG ACGTAACGAGCGAGGAAGAGAGGGCAACGACCTACAGAAATCTTCTGGCAAACCTGGAGCCCGTGTCGTCGTCGACCTTGCGCAGAATCCTCGCCCACCTCCACTGTCTCGGGCAACAAAGCGCGCGAAATCTCATGACCGTGGAGAATATCTCAGCGGTATGGGGGCCGACGTTGATGCACGCAGGGGAAAAGAGCGCCGAGGATTGGAACCGGTCCGAGACTAAGGTCGTCGGTGATCTCATAAAACTTTATCCGAAACTTTACCAATTGTCGGCTGACGATCTTGCCAAAGAAGCGAGAATGCTCGAGGTACTCGAACGCCATCACGTTTCCAATAGCGGCCTTCGGGGTGCACCCTCCGGCGATCTCAAAATTTGGATCTATTTGATCTCCAAAGATGGCCAATGCGTCAACGTCACG ATTGGTCCCCAAAAAACTGCTTCGGACGTGTGCAGAGAATTGGCAGAAAAGGCTAAGCTCCCTGCTCACGAGCTTTGCTTGGAAGAGTACACATTGGGTGGCTCCCTCGAGAGACCTCTTCATCACAGTGAAAAAGTGCTCGAAGCTGTGGCCCGATGGGGCTACTGGGACCCCGATGACCGCAAAGACAATATACTCATTCTCAAGAAAGACATTCTTTACAGGGACATCGCACCTCGG ATCAAACCACCGATGACTATTTCCGGTGAACTCAAATTCGCCGACACCAAGACAAAGCACTTCAAAAGTTATCTGTTCGAATTCAGTCAGGCAAAACTGTGCTGCTACAAGGACAAAGTTTGCTCGGTCAAACTTCACGAATGGAAAATCGAGGACATCGTTTGGTATTTGGGACACGAACCGAAACGAAATCCTCAAATGGG ATGGGCCATTACCTTCATCGACAAGAACAAAAAACCTGCGAG GTGCAAAGATTCTCCTTTCTTTGGTTACACGCTAGCCGGGGCTTCGGTAGTTGACCAATACAAGTGGCTGGCTGCGATGATTTTCGGAGAATACCAAATGGATCTGAGACCCTCAGTTGTGAATTTAATGGATCCTTGA
- the LOC122416773 gene encoding abasic site processing protein HMCES has protein sequence MCGRITCYLAPHDLSCCCKHRDVSGKESEVGWVPEKFQSVRYAPSYNMGPRDTVACIVAGSHFSEASERLLCPMMWGMIPPWHKGEPRKHTASSHNARLEGLSDSKLYGKPLNQGKRCAIVINGFYEWKTDKQSGKKQPYYMHRKIADVGIHPEQQVLRLAGLFDTWTSPEGEIIHSCTILTTASNDVLSWLHHRAPVVLQTEKDVKDWLDYKNTSADKALAELRRGELLSSTLQWHPVASTVNNVKNKDKCCVDAVVLGKEKKKATSGLMSSWLKTGSITNNKRKSTNGEEDQDAQSSEPKTKSSKKN, from the exons ATGTGTGGAAGAATAACGTG CTATTTGGCTCCCCACGATCTCAGCTGTTGCTGTAAACACAGGGACGTCTCCGGCAAGGAGTCCGAGGTGGGTTGGGTgcccgaaaaatttcaaagcgtTCGTTACGCTCCCTCGTACAACATGGGGCCGAGAGACACTGTAGCTTGCATCGTCGCTGGTTCCCATTTCAGCGAGGCTTCTGAAAGGCTTTTGTGTCCTATGATGTGGGGGATGATTCCTCCTTGGCACAAG GGAGAGCCCAGAAAACATACTGCATCGAGTCACAACGCTCGTTTAGAAGGCTTGAGCGACTCGAAACTTTACGGAAAACCACTGAACCAAGGAAAACGATGTGCGATTGTGATCAACGGTTTTTACGAATGGAAAACTGACAAACAGTCCGGCAAAAAACAGCCTTATTACATGCACAGAAAGATCGCCGATGTTGGCATTCACCCCGAACAACAGGTTTTGAGGTTGGCTGGATTGTTCGACACATGGACGAGTCCGGAG GGGGAAATAATTCACAGTTGTACTATTCTAACGACGGCATCCAACGACGTGTTGTCCTGGCTCCATCATCGTGCTCCAGTCGTTCTTCAGACGGAAAAAGACGTTAAA GATTGGTTGGATTACAAAAATACTTCGGCCGATAAAGCCCTCGCTGAATTACGAAGGGGCGAGTTATTATCGAGCACTCTTCAGTGGCATCCAGTCGCAAGTACAGTAAACAACGTGAAAAACAAAGACAAATGCTGCGTCGACGCTGTGGTCCTTGG aaaagagaagaaaaaagctacAAGCGGTTTAATGTCATCTTGGCTCAAGACCGGATCTATAActaacaataaaagaaagtcAACGAATGGTGAAGAAGATCAGGACGCTCAATCGAGCGAACCTAAAACgaaatcgtcgaaaaaaaattga
- the LOC122417256 gene encoding uncharacterized protein, whose translation MPKEVRMCEVYAGDGGHSLGNTGEGGGVTMQQDEDVQCTGRSRPVSFYDNFKDIGAMPPCITSAMSVGNLSEQIRDNGTDGTMNSSGNPANNNNRVSSAVSVGNVSKIQGTKVTGALSTGNIGWITRNERDKELGRAPSMANCLSTTVPVNLAASQIAGRHTPTRNSLRHSRMIVMHRTGNVPTRKSQPPLLRHRRLANVLAAMQIVLGLAVTSLAFWLLLWAPNLPPIDNPYWSGMPLLLSGSFGVCLLCCFRKEYPGMSPGFCLTSTKVISVFLAALSTIACLVACVTAAMHLIKLNGLECTPARVKNATCACRPRTELASPSEPLLRYVDLSCPEVEGILMILLIFSSACNLVGAIVAGIYCYLHWCTREKRPKYIQVRTNSTQNSINSRPIYNPNLNRR comes from the exons ATGCCGAAGGAGGTGCGCATGTGTGAAGTTTACGCGGGGGACGGTGGCCACTCGCTTGGAAATACAGGAGAAGGTGGAGGAGTCACGATGCAACAGGACGAGGACGTTCAGTGCACCGGTAGAAGTCGACCAGTGAGCTTCTACGACAACTTCAAG gaCATCGGGGCTATGCCACCGTGCATCACGTCCGCGATGAGTGTAGGAAATTTGAGTGAACAAATACGAGACAACGGGACTGACGGAACGATGAATTCGTCGGGGAACCCGGCTAACAATAATAATCGTGTTAGCAGTGCAGTTAGCGTGGGCAATGTCTCGAAGATTCAAGGTACCAAAGTCACCG GAGCTCTTTCCACCGGCAATATAGGATGGATAACGCGAAATGAAAGGGACAAAGAACTCGGGAGAGCTCCGTCGATGGCCAATTGTCTTTCGACTACTGTCCCCGTTAATCTGGCCGCTTCCCAAATAGCTGGCAGACACACACCCACGAGAAATTCTCTGAGACATAGCAGAATGATCGTGATGCATCGTACTGGCAATG TTCCAACGAGGAAATCCCAGCCGCCCCTACTCCGACATCGTCGTCTGGCCAATGTACTCGCGGCTATGCAAATCGTTCTGGGACTCGCTGTCACCTCTTTAGCCTTCTGGCTCCTACTTTGGGCTCCGAATCTACCGCCGATCGATAACCCCTACTGGAGCGGAATGCCG CTCCTCCTCTCAGGAAGCTTTGGAGTTTGTTTGCTGTGTTGCTTCCGCAAAGAATACCCTGGAATGAGTCCGGGCTTCTGTCTCACGTCGACAAAg GTTATCAGCGTCTTCCTTGCTGCCTTGTCAACGATCGCTTGCCTCGTGGCATGCGTTACAGCTGCGATGCATCTCATTAAACTGAACGGTCTGGAATGTACACCGGCCCGAGTGAAAAACGCCACGTGCGCTTGTCGTCCGCGAACAGAATTGGCGAGTCCCTCGGAACCGTTGCTCAGATACGTGGATCTAAGCTGCCCCGAAGTGGAGGGAATTCTGATGATACTCCTGATATTCTCATCCGCCTGCAACCTCGTTGGTGCAATAGTCGCTGGAATTTATTGTTACTTGCATTGGTGCACGCGAGAGAAAAGACCCAAATACATCCAAGTCCGTACAAACTCGACCCAAAACTCCATAAATTCTCGTCCAATCTACAATCCGAATCTCAATCGCAGatga